The region GGCAGACAGCGAATGTCTGGCTGACGTCGTTTACAAGGACCGGCTGAGGGTTCTTCTCCCCTTTCTGGATGCTGATCCATTTGAAGAGGCGGCGCGACATGGCGCTGCCACGCCTCATTTCCCACTGAAGCTATTGACCGTGGGCATGATGCGTGACGGCGACAAAACCCGCTCCTACGAAGTCCTGGCCGACGCACTTGCCCGCGTTAGTGACCTGCCATGGGAACTGACCATCATCGGCGATGGCCCCAATCGCGAGAGCATTCTGGCGCGCTTTCCTGAAACCCGTGTCCGCTGTCTCGGCGCCATGGAGCCGGAAGATCTTCCGGACCTTTATGCGGCCCATGATCTCTTTGTCTGGCCAGCCATCCGCGAAGCCTTCGGATTTGTGTTCCTCGAGGCACAGGCCGCAGGCCTCGGCGTCGTCGCCGGAGACACATTTGGCGTTCCCGACATTGTCCGGCATGGCGAGACAGGTCTGTTGTCTCCAGAAGGTGACGCAAAAGCCCTTGCCGCCAATCTGCGGCAGGTTCTTGAAGCACCTGAACGAGCCAAGACCCTCGGCGATTCCGCCCGAGCCCATATTGCGGCCAACCACAGGCTGGAGGCTGGTGCCCGGCGCCTCGACGCCATGCTGGAAGCGGCTCTAGACCAACGGTGGGACCGCACGCCCTCGCCGTCCCGTCCAGCAATCGTTCCGGACCAGACATGACGCATTCGGCATTCATTCATGTTCAGCATCTCCTGGGCACAGGCCACGCAGTGCGCGCCGCTGCCATCGGCAAGGCGCTGGCGGCCCGCGGTGTCGACGTGACCCTGGCAACCGGCAACCTGTTGCCACCAACCCTGGACACCACTGGCCTCAAGGTCGTGCAATTGCCGCCGGTGAAGAGCCCGGACGCTGCCTTCAACCGGCTGGTGACGCCGGAAGGTGATCCGATCGACATCGCCTGGGAGGAAATGCGGACGGCGGCGACATTGGACGCCTTTGCAGCGCGGCCCTATGACCTGCTTCTGACCGAAACCTATCCGTTTGGGCGCCGTCAGTTCGAGTTCGAGCTCTCTGCGCTTCTGGAGGTCGCACGGGGGCGTGACAGGCCGCCGCTTGTCGCCACATCCATCCGGGATATTCTCGTGCGCAAACAGGAGCTTTGGAAAGAGGAATGGATGGCTGATCAGGCCGTGAAGTTCTACGACCGGATCCTGTGCCACGCCGACCCGGATTTCGTTCAGCTGTCCGACAGTTTCCCCTTTGCCGACAAGGTCGAGCATCTGCTGCGATACACGGGCTTTGTCGGCGGCGGCAAGCGCCCCGTCCCGCCCGATGGTGTGGGCGAGGATGAAGTGATCATTTCCTGCGGTGGCGGGGCTGTCGCCGAAGGACTGTTGATGGCAGCTCTCGAGGCCCGCCCCCTCTCCCGACGCGCTGAAGACACACAGTGGCGGATTTTGGTCGGCCACGACATTTCCGAAGACGCCTTCCAGACCTATCGCAAGAGCACAGGCGACGGATTGATCGTGGAGCGCGCGCGAAGGGACTTTCCCGGGCTTTTGGAACGGGCGCGGCTGTCTGTTTCTCAGGCTGGCTACAACACGGTGCTGGATGTGCTCATTGCCGGCGTCCCGGCGGTCTTCGTGCCCTTTGCCCAGGTAAAGGAAACCGAACAGACCCAACGGGCCAACGCTCTCGCCGCTCATGGCCGGGCGGTCGTCACACCGGAACAGAACCTGACGCCGGAGCGGCTCGCCGCGGCGATCGACGACGCACTTGCCCTGCCCCGATCGTCTCACCAGGTTTTGCTCGGCGGCGCAGAAAAGAGCGCTGATATCCTTCTGGAAGACCTGAAGGCGCACGCTGCATGAGTTCAGATTTTGACCGTTTCCAGGCTGAGCTGATCGCCCATCTCGACTGGTTTGCCGAACGTGGCAAAAAGGTTCGCTTCTGGTGGCGCGATGATGATGCGATTGAGCCGACCGAGGATCTCGACCGCCTGCTTGCGATCGCCAATGCCCATGACGTTGATGTCGCCCTCGCGGTCATTCCCAAACATGCGACGGAAGCCCTTGCTGAACGGCTGAAGGATGAGCCTCATGCGATCGTGCTGCAACATGGCTTCCAGCACAAGAATTTCCAGCGCAAGGACCTGGGAGAGAAGGCTGGCGAACTGGGCTCACGCCGCGATCCGGATCAGTTGATCGCAGAACTTACCGAGGGCAAGGCGCGTCTTGAAGAGCTCTTCGGCGATAGCTTTGTGCCGGCCATGGTCCCGCCCTGGAACCGAATCGCGCCCGAGATCTCGCGCCGCCTGCCCGGCATCGGTCTCGATGGCTTGTCGACCTTCACCTGGCATCATTTCCCCCGTCCGGGGCAGGTACAAAGCCACGTCGACATTATCAAGTGGAAGAAAGACCGCCGCTTCATCGGCTGGAACAGCGCCCGCCTGCGCCTCGACCTGCAGCTCTGCCGCCGCCGCACAAATCCGGACGAGCCGCTTGGAATTCTCTCCCATCACCTCGCCCATGACGAGGGCTGCTATGAGTTCCTCGACCGCTTCCTCGACATCGCCGCCCACCATCCCGGCGCGGACTGGCCGCGGGTGAAGGATCTGTTTTCGAAGTAGCGCTTTTTCTTCCGACCACGCCATTCAATCTCCCTCGTGATGGGGAGGTGTCTGCGCATGCAGACAAGAGATGTGATGAAGGCCCTCCTCTGCTTGATCAAATCCACGTGGCAGCTCTTGGCCCGGGAAGTGAAATGATCCTAAGATCAGTGTCCCGCCATCGCTTCCTTCGGAGCCTTCATGTCTTCTCACGACCATGATCATTCCCACGATCACAACCATTCAGAGCTCTCGCCGATTGAGCTGCGGGTGCGTGCGCTGGAAACGCTGTTGACGGAAAAGGGCTATGTCGACCCGCCGGCGCTGGATGAGCTGATCGAGACCTATGAGACAAAGATCGGCCCGAAGAACGGCGCGCGTGTTGTTGCAAGGGCCTGGAGCGATCCTGCTTATCGGGACCGGCTGATGAGCGACGCGACCGCCGCGATCGCCGAATTCGGCTTCACCGGCCGTCAGGGTGAACACATGGTGGCGGTCGAGAACACGCCGGACACCCACAACATGGTCGTTTGCACCCTTTGCTCCTGCTATCCGTGGACGGTGCTGGGCCTGCCACCGGTCTGGTATAAATCCGCGCCCTACCGCTCCCGCGCCGTGCGTGACCCCTCCGGCGTTCTGACGGAATTCGGCGTTCGCCTGCCGGAGAAGACCGGCATCCGCGTCTGGGATTCGACCGCGGAAGTGCGCTACCTCGTGATCCCCATGCAGCCGGAGGGCACCGAAGGTTGGAGCGAAGACCAGCTCGCCGAGCTCGTCACACGAGACAGCATGATCGGCACCGGGCTGGCGCTGTCACCGCAAGCTTTGGAGGCGGCCCGATGAATGGCGCGCAGGACCTCGGTGGCCAAATGGGCTTTGGACCGATCGAGCTGGAGGAAAACGAGCCGAATTTTCATGGCAAATGGGAAGAGCGGGCCTTTGCTATTACGCTTGCCATGGGCGCGACCGGCTCCTGGACGCTCGACACCTCCCGCTTCGCACGCGAGAGCCTGCCGCCCGCCATCTATCTCGGAACCAGCTATTACGAGATCTGGACAAGAGGCCTGGAAAAGCTTTGCCTACAGGCGGGGCTGTTCAGCGAAGACGAGCTTGCGAGCGGCCACAAGATCCAACCGCCCTCGCCAGTGAAGCGCGTGCTGAAGGCTGAGGATGTAGCGGCCACCCTTGCCAAGGGCGGGCCCGTGGACAGGCCGGAGCCAACCCCTGCCGCGTTCAAGATTGGTGAAAGGATCCGCACCAAGGTAATGCATCCGGAAGGCCACACGCGCCTGCCGCGCTATGCCAGGGGCTGCGAAGGCGTGATCGAAGCTGTTCACGGCGTTCACGTCTTTCCCGACACGAACGCGAGTGGGCGCGGCGAACAGCCAACTTGGCTCTATGGCGTCGCCTTCAACGGCCAGGATGTCTGGGGACCGGACAGCGACCCAAAGCTGAGCCTGCGCCTCGACCTTTGGGAGCCTTATCTTGACCGCCTGTGATCTCGTGGACGCTTCCCCCGCCATTCCCATCGGCGAGGACGGCCCGGCCTTTTCCGCCCCCTGGGAGGCAAAGGTCTTTGCCATGACCTTGAGCGCCTATGACACCGGGATCTTCACGTGGAAGGACTGGGCACAAACCCTTGGCGCCGAGCTGGCCAAGGACACGCCCGGTGCACCATGCAAGCCCTATTACGAACATTGGCTGACGGCCTTTGAAAAGTTGCTGGCCATCAAGGGCATTACCTCCCTCGACGATCTCGCCAAGCTTCAGGACGCATGGGACAAGGCGGCTCGCGCGACCCCCCATGGCGAACCGATCGCGCTCAAGAGCTGATTCACCTCCCGCTGATCAAGCGCCGACACCCAGAAACCGGCTAGAATTAGCCTTGAAATCATCAGCGGCAAAACGCACGAACCGGCGTATCCGCTCGACGTTTTTCAGGTCGGGATGTGTCAGCACCCAGATATCGAAGTAGCGGCTGAGTTCGAAGCCCGGAACACGCTCAAGCTCGGGGTCCGTGTCACCCAGAAAGCAGGGCATGCGGCCAATTCCCATTCCGGCCCTGACGGCAGACTGTGTTGCGATCATGTCATCGCAGACCACGGTCGTATGGGCATTTGGAAACCGAGCCCGAACCTCCTTTGGCGGCTGCTTGCCCCACCATTTGAACGAGACGCTCTCAATGGCCTCCGCGCTCGAACTGCTGGCAAAGGCTTCCGAGTGGCTGCGCAGATACTCCCGCGAGGCGTAGAAGGTCCTGTTTTGGCCCGTTGCTAGGCGGCCAAACAGGTTCTCGTCCGGCCGGTCCGTCACCCTGATGGCCACATCCGCCTCGCGCCGATGCAGACTGAGGATCTCGTTTGCGGCGTTCATTGAAAGTTCAATACGCGGGTGAAGCCGGGCGAAGCGCGCCATGGTGTCGGCAAGGCCGGACTGGAAGATCAGCTGGGCTGCCGTGACCCGTAAGGGGCCTTCCAGTTCAGTATCCTGAGCGGTGATACGCGTATCCAGACTGTAGAGTTCAGCCTCGATCCGCCGGGCGCTCTCGACCGCCTCGCTGCCTGCGGGCGTGGGCGTCAGCCCATCCGGCAAACGCTCGAACAGACGAGTGCCAAGCCCCTCCTCCAAGGCAGAAAGACGACGCGACACCGTCGTGTGATTGACGCCCAGCTTGCGCGCCGCCGCGGAGAGATTTCCGGCCGTGGCAACGGCCAGCACGAATTTCAAATCATCCCACTTTTCCATAGTGTGTATTATTGCACATGTTGCTTTCAAATTTCTGTAATTTTACACAGACCGATCTGCAGCTAGTTTCCTCATACCCGAAACCTGGAGATGACACATGACTGTTCAAGCCATTGCCCTGATCACGGTGACCGACAAGGAGACGCTCGGCAAATACCGCGAGGTCGCAGGTGAGGCTCTCGCCAAACACGGCGGCCGGGTGGCTGCCGCCGACCCGGCGCCCGCTGTCCTGGAAGCTGCCTTCGACGCACCGAACATCACCGCACTGCTCGAGTTTCCGACCGTCGAGGCCGCAACAGCCTGGCGCGAAGACCCGGCACTGGAACCAATCCACGCCCTGCGCAACACCGGTGGGAAATCCACCATTGTTGTTCTGCCGTCCTGATCAAAGCACGGCTGAAAATAAAAAAGGCGGCCCCAATGGCCGCCTTTTTCCTATTCTCAGATCTTTGGCTGCTCAGCGGACGGGCTTGAACACACCCCGTTCACGTCAAGACGTAACCGGCTTGAACAGTCCCCATTCAAATCAAGCCGTAACCGGCTTGACGAGGCGCATGCGCCAAGTGACACCTTTCTTGTCCGACACCAGCCTGTAGTCGTCCAGGACCTCCCAAGCGGCATCGTCGTCGGTCGCTTCCCAGAGCTTGGCAATCAGCTTGTTCGCGCCGCTTTCCGGCCGCTTGGGCGAATACATGGACAGCGCGATGACGCCATCATCCTTCAGGAAGGGCGCATAGCGCGTAACAACGGCAGTCGGATCTTCGGCGAAATGCAGAACCTCGTTGAAGACGATGGCCGAGAAACGCTCGCCATCCTGCGGTTCGAAGCTGTGCATGTCGCCGGCGCGAAGCGATGCGATCGACGGATCGACATTGGCGATCTCAAGTGCAGCCGGCGCGAGATCCATGCCGACATAGCGCTTGATGCCCATGGGCTGCAGGCGCTCATAAAGCAGGCCTTCGCCGCAACCGATGTCCAGAACCTCGTCCATGGAGTTGGTCAGGTTGAGCCACATGCCGATGATGCCGTAGCGGCCGCTTTCGGGCAGCGAGCGCAGGAAGGCCCAGCGGCCCGCTTCATATTCCTCGTCCCACCCTTCGGCGGTGCTGGCATTCTTCGACATAGGGTCTCCGATTGGCTTGCACCGCAGCTCAGACGCCGCGGCACCGATTCAAATTCGTCTCGGGATCACTTATAGGGATCGGCCGCGTCGCGCAAACCATCGCCGAGGAAATTGAACGCCAGAACCACGATGATGATCGGGATCACCGGCGCCATCAGCCAGGGATAGACCGTGACGACAGAGATGTTCTGCGCCTCGTTGAGGAGAACACCCCAGGAGACAGACGGGCGGCGAAGGCCGAGATTGAGGAACGACAGAGCCGTCTCCCCCAGGATCATCGAGGGGATCGACAAGGTCGCAGAGGCAATGATGTGACTGGTGAAGCCCGGCAACAAATGACGGGTAATCACGCGGCCCGGCTTGGCTCCCATCAACACCGCGGCTCGGGCGTACTCCTCTTCGCGCAGGGACAGAAGCTTGGAGCGGACTGCGCGGGCAAGGCCCGGCCAATCCAGAAGGCCGAGAATGATGGTCAGGCCGAAGTAGATCCAGACCGGTGCCCAGGTCACCGGAAGGGCCGCCGACAGCGCCATCCAGAGCGGCAGTTCGGGCAGCGAGCGCATGATCTCGATCAGCCGCTGGATCAGATTGTCCGCAATGCCGCCGAAATAGCCGGCGATCCCGCCGAAGAAGAGCCCAAGCACAATGGAGATCGCAACGCCGACAAGGCCGACCGTCAGGGACAGCCGCGCGCCGTAGATCAGACCCGAAAGCTGATCCCGCCCGAGACGGTCGGTCCCCAGCAAAAACAAAGTTCCCCCCTCGGCAGGGCAAACGAGATGGAAGTCGGCGGTGAACAGGTTCCAGAACCGGTAGTTTACGCCCCTGCAGAAAAAGCGAAGCTTCTGGACCTTGGTCTTGTCGTCGGTGAAGACCCACTTCAAGTTGGTCATGTCCACTTCGGACTTCATACCATACACGAACGGGCCGACAAACTTGCCTTCGTGGAAGAGATGCAAGGGCTGCGGCGGCGCATAGAGATGCAGGCTATCGCGGGTGTTCGGCGTGTAGGGTGCAATCTGCTCTGCAAAGGGAACACAGAGATAGAACAGGATCAGCACAACCCCGGACCAGACGGCAACCTTGTGGCGTTTGAACTTCCACCACATGATTTTCCATTGGGACGCCTGATAAAAGCGTTCCTGTTCGGCCGTCAGATCTTCGGTGGTAGCAGGATTGAAGGGAGCTGGGTCGACGTAATGTTCCACGGTGTTTTCGTTTTCCGTGCCGTTGCCGTTCATGTTCTTGCTCATGACGACGCCCTCCCGCCAAGACGAATGCGGGGATCAAGGACGGCCAACAGCAGATCGGACACAAGCATGCCGATCAGCGTGAGCACAGCCACAAAGAGCAGAATGAACCCTGAGAGGAACTGGTCCTGACTTTGAAGGGCCGACAGCAAAACCGGCCCGACGGTCGGCAGGTTCAACACCACCGACACAATCACGGAACCGGAGACCATGGACGGGATCAGGTTGCCGATGTCAGCGATGAACGGGTTAAGCGCCATCCGTAGCGGATATTTGGTCAGAAGCTTGCGCTCACTCAGGCCTTTGGCCCGGCCGGTCGTGACATATTGTTTGTGCAGCTCATCGAGCAGATTGGCCCTCAACCGCCGGATCATGGCAGCCGTGCCTGATGTCCCGATCACAATTGTCGGAACGATCAAGTGAGCGAGGATGGAGAGCGCTTTATTGAGGCTCCAAGGCTGGTCAATGTACTCAGGTGCCATCAGACCGCCAACCGACAGTCCGAACCATCTGTTGAACAGGTAGAGCAGGATCAATCCGAGCAGGAAGTTTGGAACAGCCAGGCCGAAATAGCCCAGCAAGGTGAAACCGTAGTCACCCCAGGAATATTGCCGGGTCGCCGAATAGATTCCGATCGGGAAGGAAACGATATAAACGAAGAGAATCGTGGCGAAATTCAGAAGGACCGTGAGCGGTAGCGTCGGACCGACCACGTCAGACACAGGCTTGTCGAATTCGAAGGACCATCCCCAATTCCCCTGGATCAGGCCGTCAAAGCCATGGGGGCCAGACCAGAGTCCCACCCAAATCAGATAGCGTTCGAAAAAGGGCCGATCGAGCGCGAATTCCTTGCGCAGGAACTCAAGCTTCGCAACCGAGGAGGATTCTCCGGTCGACTTCAAAGCTGCGATCTGGTTCGAAATGTAGTCGCCCGCCGGTAGCTCGATGATAAAAAACGTCAGGAAGCTGATGACAAACAGCGTCGGGATCATCGCCAAGATCCGGCGCGCTATATATTGCAACATTGAAACGTCCCCAGCTTCCCCGCACCCGCCTTTTCAGGCGCGGTGAGTCTTACATAAAATTCGGCCTTCCCGCTCCCAAATCAGGAACGGGAAGGCGCGTTCTTTTCAGCCTTATCGGGCCTTGTCGTTGAGGTAGAACTCATCCATCCGGTGAAGACCGAAATGAGCGCCCGGATCCCAGCCGTAAATCGCCGTCTGCGGTACGTTCTCCACGCCGTTGATGACAACCGGCTGAGGAACTTCGGACACCAGACCGATGCGAATCGTCTCCTCAGCATGAATATCAAGAATCTCGGTCCAGATCTTCTCACGCTCCTCCTTGGAGGTGGAAACGAGCCACTCGTCGTAGAGGGTCATCAAACGTTCGGCTGGTGCCCAATCAGGCTTCTCGCCACCCTCGCCTGACGTTTCATGATAGTCACCCCAAGCGTGCCACGAAAGAATGTCGCCATGGACGGGAACAAAGTCCGACGGCGGCATTTCGGAGGTCGGGATGCCGTTTTCAACGCCCCACCAGACCGACATAACCAAATCGCCGGTGATAGACCGCTCGCGTAGAATGTCACGCTGGCTCGGTTTGACGAAAAGCTTGATCCCGATTTCCTTCCAGGTCTCGGCAACGAGCTCCAATGCATCGTCCTGAACCTGTGCTTCACCAGACGTTTCGACGATGATTTCAAGCGGCCGTCCATCCGGCATCAAGCGCGTGCCTTCGCCATTGCGTTCTGTCAGGCCGATCTCGTCCAGTAGCGCATTGGCCTTTTCCGGATCGTAGCTTGCCCATTTTGTCAGATAATCTGCCTTGTACAGGGGACTTGCGCTGAGCACCGTGTCATTGCCTGACTTTCCGAGGCCGAAAAAGAGCGTCCGGTTGATCATGTCCCGGTCGATTCCAAGAGACAGGGCATGACGGAAGCGCGTATCACGCAACAGCTCGCGCCAGACAGGGTCCTTGACTGTCAGGTTCGGCAGGATCGAGATTTCAGAGCCCTTCGCATTCGCCCACAGAGCCGTCGTGTAGCCCTGGTTGGCTTCTCCCTGCTTCAACACGGTAATATCGGAGAAGGACAGATTTCGCGCCTGAAGATCGCTCTCGCCCGCCTGGGTCTTGGCGGCGATCAGCTTCTTGTCGGCAACGGTCATGATGACGTTATCGATATAGGGGAGCTGCTGGCCGGTGCTGTCGATGCGATGATAGAAAGGATTACGCTCGAGCACAAACCTGCGATCGCTTTCTCCGTCCCGACGCTTCCAAGGCTGCAGAGTCGGAATTTCCGGATTGCGAGCGTTGTACATATCGTCTTTTTTGTTGTGAAGCGGTGCCCAGCTTCGCGCTTTCACTTCTGCGGCGGCCTTTTCGATAAAGGCCGGATCACCGTATTTTTCATGAAACTGCTTCAGATAATGGGCTGGACGATAAATAAACGGCGGCCGTGCTTTGGCCAGCTCCGGCAGAAACAGCGGGTTCGGGTCATCCCAGGAAAACCGGACGGTTGTTTCATCAAGGACTTCGAATTTCGGGCCCTTGCCATTGACTGTCATGAACGGAGGCAGGCCCGACGGGTTCAGGCTCTCGTTCAGCGCGACGTCCTCAAAATAATAACGGATGTCTTCCGCGCCAAATGGTGCGCCATCAGACCACTTATGACCTTCGCGAGTGTTCAGCGTGAAGACCCGCCCATCCTCGACTTCAACGCTCTCTAGAATATCTGGAACAAGCTCCAGGGCCTCGTTGTAGCCGAGGAGACGGGCATAGCCCCACACGTTGATCAGACGAACGTCTTTCGAACGGCCGATCAAAGTATCTAGTGTACCACCATGTGTTCCGACAGAGCGGCCTGTCGCTGCCAAATCAACAATGAGGGGCTCGCTCGGAACGCGCTCGGCGACAGGCGGAACGTCTGCGTCGAGACCAGGTGTTTCCCTCAATTCCAGGGCAGCCGCCGAATTGGCGGCAAGTGAAGTGGCAACGAGCGCTGATGCACAGAGCCCCGTCCAGAAATTCATGCTGCAGTCCCCCTGAGAGCGCTCTGGGCCTCCACGCCCGGTGCGCATACAAAATGATCTTTTTCAAATTCAACAAGCGTCGGCTCAACGCCATTAACCAAACGGAAAGGCTCGGGCCACTGCGAGGGATCCGACGCCCGGCTTTCGCCAAGGGCGGCAAAATCGAGCGGCGTCTCAAGATCTGGCTCGGGAACGGCCGACAGAAGAGCTTTGGTATAAGGATGGAGTGGATTGGAGACGATCTCCCGGGTTTCCCCGATCTCGACGACACGTCCACGGCACATGACCGCAATGCGATCGGCGATATAGTCCACCACCGCGAGATTGTGACTGACAAACAGATAGGTCAGGTTCAGATCCCGCTTCAGATCCTGAAGCAGGTTGAGGATTTGGGCCTGCACGGAAACATCGAGCGCCGATGTCGGTTCATCGCAAAGCAGAAACTCCGGGTTGAGCGCGAGCGCCCTGGCGATGCCGATGCGCTGGCGCTGACCGCCGGAGAAGGAATGAGGATAGCGGCGCAGGAAACGAGCATCGAGACCGACCAGATTCATCAGGCTGCGTGCCCGCTCCGCCTGATCTTCAGGTGTGCCGATTCCATGGATCTGCAGTGGTTCGGTCAGGATATCGTTGACCGTCATGCGCGGGTTCAGTGATGAGAACGGATCCTGGAAAATTAGCTGCACGCGGCGCCGATAATCCATCAGGTCGCCACCGGACAGCTCCGCGATGTCGGTCAGACCCTCACCCCGGTCGTAAGAAACCTGACCTTCGTTGAGATCGATCGCCCTCAAAATCGCCTTGGCGGCGGTCGTTTTGCCCGAGCCGGATTCCCCCACCAGTCCCAGGCATTCACCACGCCGGATGGTAAGATTGATGGTATCCAGCGCCGTCAGCGTTTTTGGCGCTGTCCCGAACAGGCCCGCCTTGCGAAGATTGAATCTCTTGGTGGCGTTCTTCACCTCCACCAATGGCTTGCCGGGTTCCACCGTGCACTCGATCCGGCTCTTCTTCAGATCTTCGGCGTGGACCTCGATCGGGCGTATAGGCGCCAACCGCTCACTCTTGTCCATGTGAAAGCTTGGAACAGCCTTCAGTAGCGCTTTCAGATAGGCATGTTGCGGATCATTGAAGAGCTGCTGCGCCGTGCCCTTTTCCATAATGCGGCCATGATAGATCACCACCACCTCGTCGGCCATGTTGGCAACGACGCCAAAATCATGGGTAATCATCAGGATTGACATTTCCAGCTCTGACTGGACATCCTTGATCAGCTTGAGGATTTCCGCCTGGATTGTCACGTCGAGCGCGGTTGTCGGCTCATCGGCAATCAGGAGTGCCGGACGGCAGATCATCGCCATTGCGATCATGGCCCGCTGGCGCAACCCGCCGGACAGCTCAAAGGGGTAGGCATCAAGCGACTGCGCAGGGTCCGGGAACTGCACAAGACGAAGCATTTCGCGCGTCAACTCACGCGCTTCTGCGGTGCCAACATTGCGATGAAGAAGGGCGGCTTCGCCAATCTGGTCGCCAATCGTATGGAGCGGCGATAACGATGTCATCGGCTCCTGAAAGATGATTGCGATCTGATTGCCGCGCAGATGGCGCATCTGCGGGCCTTTGCGCTCGAGCTTGGTGATATCGACCGGCTGCTCCGTGCCGCGCGGGTCGTTCAAAACCACGCCACCTGATGTCACATGGGCAGAAGCGGGCAAAAGGCCCATAATTGTCTGTGAAATAACCGTCTTGCCGGACCCGGACTCTCCCACCAGCGCCACGGTCTTGTTCTGGGGAACGGTGAAAGAGACATCGTCCACCGCACGGACTTGACCTTCCGCAGTTTTAAAATCGACGGTCAGGCCGTCGATCGACAGAACATTCACAGCCAATCCCCTCTGCTGCGATTAATCGCTTTATCCAGAAGCAGTAAGCCTCTGTCATTGGGGAAAAGACAACCACAAATCCCAGTCACTTAGCAACGGAAAAGGCTGAAATAGGCGAAGTGTGACGCAGATCACATTCCGGCGACCAAGCGCGGAACCTGGAGCTTATTCAGCGGCGGTGGGGGATAACACATCCGAGGCGCCGGACGCGGCACAGAACGGATCAAGCTTCCAGACCTCAAGCGGCGTCGAACGCCCTCTTAGGGAGAACTCGCCAGCGTGTCCCTTTCCCGGCTCGGCGGGCAAGCGCGAAACGGTTTCGGCACTGGCCAGAATAACGACCTCGTCACCATCGCCAACTTCTCTGCCGAGGGTCTGAAGCCTCTCGGTGACATTAACCGTGTCTCCAACGACCGTGTAATTCCATCGGTCGAGGGCACCAACATTGCCAACCACGGCAGCACCCGTGTGAATGCCGATCCGCATGCACAGACGCTTCTCGCCGCGTTCTTCAGCTTGATCATTCACCTTCTGCAAGGCAGATGCGATGTTTCTCGCCGTGCGCACGGCGGCAGCGGCATGATCGGCTCTCGCATCCGGAGCACCCCAGAAGGCCAACATTCCATCGCCGATAAACTTGTCGACGGTCCCGCCCTCGCTCTCGACCGCCTCCACGAGAATCGCGAAGTGATCGTTGAGATAGCTCGCCGTCTCGCTGGCGCTCATATGTTCGGACAGGGCGGTAAAGCCAACGATGTCGGTGAAGAGAATGGTCAGCTCCGCCTCGCGCGCACCGGCTGCGTCCTTGCCACCAAGCCGCATCAGTTTGGCGAAGAGCGACCTGGGGACATAGGTATTCATCGCCCTCAAGCCATCCACCATGGAATTGAAGGCGACCGCAACCTGATCGAGTTCCTGGACACGGCTGCGCGGCAACGGCTCGACTTCATCAAGCGCCAGACTTCCCACGCGCTCAGATTGTTTGGCCAAAGCCTTCAGCGGCCTCGCAACGCGCCGGCCCATCCAAATCGCGATCAGAACCGCAATGATCAACGCACCCATGCCCACGGCAGCGGACCCAGTCAGCCGCCTCACCTCGCGCGAAATGGTCACCCCCCGGAAATACTCACCGATGATCCAGGGTTCGTCGGAATAGCCGGGGATCACCACATGCATCATGATGAACTCTTCATCAGCCGTCTCAATCCGCGACACTTCGATGCCGAGCTCGGCAGCTTTCTGAAAGCTCTCCAACCGATCGGCTGC is a window of Labrenzia sp. CE80 DNA encoding:
- a CDS encoding ABC transporter ATP-binding protein, with the protein product MNVLSIDGLTVDFKTAEGQVRAVDDVSFTVPQNKTVALVGESGSGKTVISQTIMGLLPASAHVTSGGVVLNDPRGTEQPVDITKLERKGPQMRHLRGNQIAIIFQEPMTSLSPLHTIGDQIGEAALLHRNVGTAEARELTREMLRLVQFPDPAQSLDAYPFELSGGLRQRAMIAMAMICRPALLIADEPTTALDVTIQAEILKLIKDVQSELEMSILMITHDFGVVANMADEVVVIYHGRIMEKGTAQQLFNDPQHAYLKALLKAVPSFHMDKSERLAPIRPIEVHAEDLKKSRIECTVEPGKPLVEVKNATKRFNLRKAGLFGTAPKTLTALDTINLTIRRGECLGLVGESGSGKTTAAKAILRAIDLNEGQVSYDRGEGLTDIAELSGGDLMDYRRRVQLIFQDPFSSLNPRMTVNDILTEPLQIHGIGTPEDQAERARSLMNLVGLDARFLRRYPHSFSGGQRQRIGIARALALNPEFLLCDEPTSALDVSVQAQILNLLQDLKRDLNLTYLFVSHNLAVVDYIADRIAVMCRGRVVEIGETREIVSNPLHPYTKALLSAVPEPDLETPLDFAALGESRASDPSQWPEPFRLVNGVEPTLVEFEKDHFVCAPGVEAQSALRGTAA
- a CDS encoding adenylate/guanylate cyclase domain-containing protein, with the protein product MSDIPQVKGKRQKRRVKVPLTRIISFSFGGFVAVALALVLYLSVLANFKNTFSLLNDKAILITQAIDRQLRDHFASVEQAVVDVKPFFDNGTISFDNVDEALEKMSLAVASNSRINVLVATDLNDDNFGVFKGPNGKLWPFKRQIPPGGERTYMLPRLTADSGPTWGALLHSDVGQFANVSVPLVVDGEMIGTLTAASSLKALGQAIHSLDEGEDATTFIIANGDDVVVHSDMNIFQTGEVTDKTLPVARNDLGDPVLAKMNAADRLESFQKAAELGIEVSRIETADEEFIMMHVVIPGYSDEPWIIGEYFRGVTISREVRRLTGSAAVGMGALIIAVLIAIWMGRRVARPLKALAKQSERVGSLALDEVEPLPRSRVQELDQVAVAFNSMVDGLRAMNTYVPRSLFAKLMRLGGKDAAGAREAELTILFTDIVGFTALSEHMSASETASYLNDHFAILVEAVESEGGTVDKFIGDGMLAFWGAPDARADHAAAAVRTARNIASALQKVNDQAEERGEKRLCMRIGIHTGAAVVGNVGALDRWNYTVVGDTVNVTERLQTLGREVGDGDEVVILASAETVSRLPAEPGKGHAGEFSLRGRSTPLEVWKLDPFCAASGASDVLSPTAAE